The stretch of DNA taaaaCTTTAGTGGACAAATACAATTATCCCACACATTATTACGGGGAAAATGGCCCCCAAAGGCACCATGTGTCTTTTATTGTTAGATACATTGGTTTGATTACATAGTCCAACCTCTATTTGGAAgtataaaattgcaatttacaATTGTAGCAAAGACAATAGTAAACCACCttcaaccaaaaacaaaaacaacaacaaacaaacacctTCCCACACCATTCAGAATATGATACATTAGATATCTCATATTAATTATCAATATCAGCACAATCACACATTAATTTCAGTGAAGCGCAAACACTGAAAGTCAAGACGACAGAATCAAATCACAAATGGTAATGGCAATAAAACTGTATAAAAGATACACTGAGCAAGgagcgtttttttcttttttgtctagGTTGCGACACTCAAAGGCAGGCAGGCGCTCCATCAATGTCAGATTTTATGGCAAAAAACAGTCCAACTGAGACGCTTTTTCGCTTGTCTCGCAGGATCCAACAGAAGTCCTGCCATACTTACCGACTCATCATTTCCATCCGAATGAAAAATGATCAATATGCTTCAAGTCAAACCCCTCTCGCCCTCGTAAGTATCTGCTTTCCAACCCTATAAATAACAATCAATTGTCATGTTCCACAGCACAGAGACAACAGTTTGAGTTGGATGTCAAAAtcttaaatatcaacatttaaGCTTTTATGGGCATTGAGTGAAGAGTAAAGCGAATGACTTCACAGCAtgcaatttcttttttaaacaaaagaaacagtgattaaattctttcatatttcctcTCTGTGCTGAGATCACAAATAACCCCCCCTCCCCGCTCCACGGTaccctaaaaataaaaatactcctATGTAACACACAATCCTTTAGGATCCACTTGACTCACAGTACAAACACAATGTATTTTTCACTTAGGCTACATTTGTCAAGGcagaaagtcatgaacactgcTGTCCCCCTCCCCTATAGCCCAAGTACACATCTTCCAATAAACCAATAGCTCCTTTTCCACTGAAAGGAACCTGGGATTTTTCCACCAAATTtatttgggtaaaaaaaaaaaaaatccccacaaTCCCAGACTTTCCCTGGAAAAGCACCTAAAAGTGAGGTGGGTCTTTTCAGAATCCCAGGCACTTCTGAAGGACCTGATTTGAATACATTTTCCAGGAATTTTGAGGAAGCACACAGATTACCATGAATTTACCCACGTAAATAACTACCTAGACTAATAAATGTTCCTGAAAATGTCGGTGGAAATGGTGCTATTGTAACAGGGGTTATAAAGGGAGGGAGGCAAAGCGCTGGCTTTACGTAAGGCAAGCAGGCAGAAGAAACATTTGTAAGACCTGATTTTGTGTATTAAAACAGACAGGCAGTACCAAAATAAAGGCTAAAATGCAAAGTCTTCTCACTGTATAACAAGTAGGATAACTGGGGAGGAAAGAGTGTTAAAAACTAACATCTGAGGGGTTTGTATGTCCAATTGTCTGATGAGGATCTGctcgtttaaaaaaatacaagaggTAGTACAAAAGGCAATCAAAAGTGGCAGGCAATGATATCATCTTTGGAGGAAAAAGGCACTTTGTCTTTCCTAACAAAACCTACTGCAAACACCACTTGGCTCCTCCATGGTCCAGTTCTTGCACTTATTGCTCCGAGTAATCCTGTCAGAAGAGTCTTCTCATTCGCTTAAGCACCTCCTCACTCCCTCAAGAATCATTTCAATCTCTATCACATACCTCCACTTCATCTAAAAAGCGTGTTTAGACACAAGCTACTGGTCtgataaatgtgttttattccttgtgtgtgtgtgttttgaagcCAAAAACGTCCCCTTGTTGGTTTACTCTAGCGTCGTTTGAATGTCATTCCAGGCTTTCCTGGCTTAGTCGAGCTGGCTGAAGAGGGATAGATTGTGTTTCACTGTTTTGTCTGGCTCGTCACAAGACGTCCTGCGAGTGTTAGTCCTTCACAAGTCTGTAGACGTGGTACTGAGCGCCGTGCTCACTCGTGGACACCTCGAACACAAACGCTATGCACAGCAGAGTCTCCTGGGTGTCACGGTTCGTCACCACCTGCAGAagggaataaagacaaaataatgtcAGGAGGGATGCGTGCATGCTTGTTATGTTGTGGTGAATTGACCTTATTCATGCAGAAGTCAGAGCTGGAAATCTATTGATTATACTGGATCAATGTTTccaatacattattttatttattatatatttggcACTACCGGTTTGTTAAACAACTCTGTACAGTACGTGGTCACACCTCATACGCATCtgctctgccagagaagaagacGTAGCAAAGATGTAGCAAGAGGGATCAGTGGTGCCAGCACCCCTGTATTTAGTGAGTATTTACAATCATCTAGCGattcgttttaaaaaaaaaaacaaccaacaacAAATCTAGAGCCTTTTTCTGGTGTTATTGGAGATTCTGACATTATGATATGTATCTCTCTTCTCACAaacagcgggtgctgctgttgACCACTTCTCCAtagaaaagcactcacaggtagTTCAGTCTTCCTACAGCgtccattacaattacattAATACCTAAGaataacaattacaaaaaaaggaagaaaactgtcaattacaatacaatacaattattaaaaaaaacaacagcaatacaaaataaaaaatattataataaaacataatctccattttaaaaccaaaaatcccatatctaATAATAGCTAatctaaaaaatgtattacttttttatcCAGCAGAAAATTATATGACCACATCACAAACAAAATATATTGATTGTTTTATGGTTGAAGCATTAATATTGAAACAACATTTGAATGTGTTATAATAGTgacattttttgacaatttttgaaaatgtcacaTAAAAATACCTATTCTTTTGTTGTCAATGGTTTAAAGGATTAGTTtagaaaaatattgttttaaaggaaaactgcagttttttaaaaatttgcccatcatccacaatccttatgtgaaacatggccacacgtctttctcttttttgcgCCTTCCAaatagagaaaaacagctaTTGTAaagactataaagccctaaaaaaaatatatccaaaaaccaccaacaatgttctatttacacaACTGACCTGTGTATAAACCAGGcgacagcaacattgttattgtagcagctaacaccaaGAACTCAACGCCTCATGCCACTACTGAGAGGTAGCGAGCCCACTACAAAACAATGCGATAgaacaccaatctgtactgactaggaaacaagaacaagcatatgaacaactacacatagacaaccaaattatctgtaaagcCCACATtctatgttttgtttgtacatggctagatggactgtgtataTAGATGGACAGTTGTCTGTCTGATCCATCTAGTCTGGGGTGTCTTTTCCAGTTCATTTTGGGTAGGTTGGGCTGCaaggtggatgagtggttagcatgttggccacacagtcacagtcacagtcaggagattgggaagacctgggttcgaatctccgttgggcttTTGagtttgagtttgcatgttctccccgtgtgtgcgtgggttttctccgggtactccggttccctcccacattccaaaaacatgcatgttaggtcaattggcgactctaaattgtccataggtatgaatgtgagtgtgagttgtttgtctatatgtgccctccgattggctggctggccccgcgaccctaatgaggagatgtggcatagaaaatggatggatggattttaattatatgcacaaatgtctatctcacaattccctcctttttatttcacattttagtaATGAAgtaacatgtttgagactcttggtaTGTGATGTAatgaacataacataataataacaacaaaataggttttatttttgagcaataaCTGTTGGTGACGTGACTGCCCCCTCAACCCATACTCTGTTTGTTTTGGTCAAATTGTGGACATTTGTTGACATCTGAGCAGCATGGGGGCGCGagtatcccgcctgtagagAGCTTGAGATGAGCACTGAAAACAAATTCTCCAAGTGGCCGCAACAGAACCTGGAATCTGCAGTGGAATGGGCGGCACcttgaggcagcagcagcagggactTCCGGAGAACCTCGGAAGGTCATTCTATATACAACTCTCCCCCCGACATCGGGCAGGAAAACTGTCGTTCATCGCACTTGCACACACTTACAACATGACAGTGAGTGAGGACACTGTACATGAGCAGCACTTGTAAGTACAATGGCGTGGCAATCGCACAGAGATTGCACATTGCAAGCACGCTGTAAGCATGTACAACTCACTTACCATGTGCGGAGCGTACGATGCACGCAACCGCTCACTGCCAGGCGTAGCGTGCGGGCCACATACTTACACCTTGCGCAACCGTGCCAGTGACGTGCTCCCTACCTGCACTTGCCACTCCCACCCCGTGTTTTCAGAAAAACATGGCGGATGTGGCCTCCCCAAAAAACGTACAGATTAAAAACATGCAGTGCGGGTTGTGACCGAGGCTTTAGGGATTAAGTGTCATTCTCAAGTATAATCAAAAGctaattttggaaaatcaggagAGTGGAAGCTGTTATAGCCCAAAAGGTGGAATGGACacatgtaccaatacatttGACCTTAAGTAAGTACATGATGACTGTCAGCATGCTACCTGGTGCAATTATCAACTGAACTGCAACCATTTAGGGATTATGAGTTCTACGTTTACGTGACTATTTTTCAAACAATTGAAGAACGAGGTCAAAGTTCATTCATATCCCGTTTTTGTTGTGCTATACAGGTTTCATTGAACTACAGTGATGGTTTTGCAGGGGTTACACGCggtttttagaaaaataaatgaaaaaagtttGTACCTGGAGGATGGTGAAGTTTTCAAGAACACTGTTCATCATGTATTTTTCAGGCAAGTGTTTCAGTTTGTGGATGAAGTTGATCATGTACTCGCACATGGGGGAGCGGTGGATCCTGTAAACACACTTTCCCCCCTCCAGGCGGGCATACTCTGTCTGCAGCAGGAGGAGATCACATCATCAGATAATAGAAAAAAATTCATCTTTGTCATACATGAGGAGATAATCAATCAGTGTATTGTTACCTCTACTTTCTCCACAACCTGCTTCCCAAAGGAGCAGACTTTGGTGGAAACAGTGATGGTCATATTCTCAATGCTACTGTACTGGCTGGTGACGCCGTAGAAAGAACCTGGGCCATCCTGCATGCCGCTGCTGTTCAGGTCGGCCTGTAAATACCATTATCATTGTATTTATCGACCTACACATTTCCTTTCTTGTCTTGACAGTATCTCACAAgtgagtgagtacaccactcacatttcaggaagcatttttgttattgtgtatCTCCTCAAGGGATAATACTACAGTATAGAAGTAAAGTTGTGTATACGTATGAGTAATCAGTGTACACCttgactgaaaatgagtcaacacactcATTATTGTCAAAATAGCTTTTGTGAGACCTTGTATGACTACAAGACAAAACAGTCAATTACATACCCAAAATTTAACGAGGAAAAAAGCATTCTGGGGGCCTTTCTCGTAAAGCTCCTTAAGGCCACCCTTCTTCTCAGGGAACTTGTCGTAGATCTGCCGGATGTCCACAGCCTCCAGGAGGGGGTCGCTGTAGGAGGGGTTGGTCTGTCCTATGTGGACAAACAGGTGTTTGCTGTACTGCAGTATGGAGACACAAGAAAAGGCACGCTTAAAACAATGGACAGTTGATGTGCAATAAGCTGCATTGTATGAACGTCATACACATATATTGTGCGATTCCGTACACACAATTGCAGCAATATCCCGCCTTTggtgggttctgtgtgaaaagaaAATGGCTGCTTATCACAAAACCTTCTCTTACAGGTTCTGAGGTGGCCTTTTTTCTAAACTCACAGTGTCTGGGTCTCTTTGAACCTCCATGAAGGCCGAGTATTCCAACATGCGCAACTTGGAGGAGGCAATAGTCCGGTCCTGCCACACCGGCACCGCTGTGGCGGAGGGTGCGGAAGGCGGTGCCAAGGGCTCATAACCTGCAGACcatacaaacaaaaatgttaatcatAGAAACTTGTCCTACATGATCACTT from Dunckerocampus dactyliophorus isolate RoL2022-P2 chromosome 8, RoL_Ddac_1.1, whole genome shotgun sequence encodes:
- the tead3b gene encoding TEA domain family member 3 b isoform X2; this encodes MYGRNELIARYIKLRTGKTRTRKQVSSHIQVLARKKVREYQAGIKVSSHLQVLARRKSREIQSKLKDQASKDKALQNMAALSSAQIVSPMKNHLPPLPPAPYQTGRFWSAPMPGQPGPSQELVLDLNPGRTPGLGRTSHAIKPFAQPPYPSLSGPVPQSIPSYEPLAPPSAPSATAVPVWQDRTIASSKLRMLEYSAFMEVQRDPDTYSKHLFVHIGQTNPSYSDPLLEAVDIRQIYDKFPEKKGGLKELYEKGPQNAFFLVKFWADLNSSGMQDGPGSFYGVTSQYSSIENMTITVSTKVCSFGKQVVEKVETEYARLEGGKCVYRIHRSPMCEYMINFIHKLKHLPEKYMMNSVLENFTILQVVTNRDTQETLLCIAFVFEVSTSEHGAQYHVYRLVKD
- the tead3b gene encoding TEA domain family member 3 b isoform X9, which produces MYGRNELIARYIKLRTGKTRTRKQDQASKDKALQNMAALSSAQIVSPMKNHLPPLPPAPYQTGRFWSAPMPGQPGPSQELVLDLNPGRTPGLGRTSHAIKPFAQPPYPSLSGPVPQSIPSYEPLAPPSAPSATAVPVWQDRTIASSKLRMLEYSAFMEVQRDPDTYSKHLFVHIGQTNPSYSDPLLEAVDIRQIYDKFPEKKGGLKELYEKGPQNAFFLVKFWADLNSSGMQDGPGSFYGVTSQYSSIENMTITVSTKVCSFGKQVVEKVETEYARLEGGKCVYRIHRSPMCEYMINFIHKLKHLPEKYMMNSVLENFTILQVVTNRDTQETLLCIAFVFEVSTSEHGAQYHVYRLVKD
- the tead3b gene encoding TEA domain family member 3 b isoform X3, whose product is MYGRNELIARYIKLRTGKTRTRKQVSSHIQVLARKKVREYQAGIKVSSHLQVLARRKSREIQSKLKAMNLDQASKDKALQNMAALSSAQIVSPMKNHLPPLPPAPYQTGRFWSAPMPGQPGPSQDIKPFAQPPYPSLSGPVPQSIPSYEPLAPPSAPSATAVPVWQDRTIASSKLRMLEYSAFMEVQRDPDTYSKHLFVHIGQTNPSYSDPLLEAVDIRQIYDKFPEKKGGLKELYEKGPQNAFFLVKFWADLNSSGMQDGPGSFYGVTSQYSSIENMTITVSTKVCSFGKQVVEKVETEYARLEGGKCVYRIHRSPMCEYMINFIHKLKHLPEKYMMNSVLENFTILQVVTNRDTQETLLCIAFVFEVSTSEHGAQYHVYRLVKD
- the tead3b gene encoding TEA domain family member 3 b isoform X6 — protein: MYGRNELIARYIKLRTGKTRTRKQVSSHIQVLARKKVREYQAGIKDQASKDKALQNMAALSSAQIVSPMKNHLPPLPPAPYQTGRFWSAPMPGQPGPSQELVLDLNPGRTPGLGRTSHAIKPFAQPPYPSLSGPVPQSIPSYEPLAPPSAPSATAVPVWQDRTIASSKLRMLEYSAFMEVQRDPDTYSKHLFVHIGQTNPSYSDPLLEAVDIRQIYDKFPEKKGGLKELYEKGPQNAFFLVKFWADLNSSGMQDGPGSFYGVTSQYSSIENMTITVSTKVCSFGKQVVEKVETEYARLEGGKCVYRIHRSPMCEYMINFIHKLKHLPEKYMMNSVLENFTILQVVTNRDTQETLLCIAFVFEVSTSEHGAQYHVYRLVKD
- the tead3b gene encoding TEA domain family member 3 b isoform X1 is translated as MYGRNELIARYIKLRTGKTRTRKQVSSHIQVLARKKVREYQAGIKVSSHLQVLARRKSREIQSKLKAMNLDQASKDKALQNMAALSSAQIVSPMKNHLPPLPPAPYQTGRFWSAPMPGQPGPSQELVLDLNPGRTPGLGRTSHAIKPFAQPPYPSLSGPVPQSIPSYEPLAPPSAPSATAVPVWQDRTIASSKLRMLEYSAFMEVQRDPDTYSKHLFVHIGQTNPSYSDPLLEAVDIRQIYDKFPEKKGGLKELYEKGPQNAFFLVKFWADLNSSGMQDGPGSFYGVTSQYSSIENMTITVSTKVCSFGKQVVEKVETEYARLEGGKCVYRIHRSPMCEYMINFIHKLKHLPEKYMMNSVLENFTILQVVTNRDTQETLLCIAFVFEVSTSEHGAQYHVYRLVKD
- the tead3b gene encoding TEA domain family member 3 b isoform X5; amino-acid sequence: MYGRNELIARYIKLRTGKTRTRKQVSSHLQVLARRKSREIQSKLKAMNLDQASKDKALQNMAALSSAQIVSPMKNHLPPLPPAPYQTGRFWSAPMPGQPGPSQELVLDLNPGRTPGLGRTSHAIKPFAQPPYPSLSGPVPQSIPSYEPLAPPSAPSATAVPVWQDRTIASSKLRMLEYSAFMEVQRDPDTYSKHLFVHIGQTNPSYSDPLLEAVDIRQIYDKFPEKKGGLKELYEKGPQNAFFLVKFWADLNSSGMQDGPGSFYGVTSQYSSIENMTITVSTKVCSFGKQVVEKVETEYARLEGGKCVYRIHRSPMCEYMINFIHKLKHLPEKYMMNSVLENFTILQVVTNRDTQETLLCIAFVFEVSTSEHGAQYHVYRLVKD
- the tead3b gene encoding TEA domain family member 3 b isoform X4, translated to MYGRNELIARYIKLRTGKTRTRKQVSSHIQVLARKKVREYQAGIKAMNLDQASKDKALQNMAALSSAQIVSPMKNHLPPLPPAPYQTGRFWSAPMPGQPGPSQELVLDLNPGRTPGLGRTSHAIKPFAQPPYPSLSGPVPQSIPSYEPLAPPSAPSATAVPVWQDRTIASSKLRMLEYSAFMEVQRDPDTYSKHLFVHIGQTNPSYSDPLLEAVDIRQIYDKFPEKKGGLKELYEKGPQNAFFLVKFWADLNSSGMQDGPGSFYGVTSQYSSIENMTITVSTKVCSFGKQVVEKVETEYARLEGGKCVYRIHRSPMCEYMINFIHKLKHLPEKYMMNSVLENFTILQVVTNRDTQETLLCIAFVFEVSTSEHGAQYHVYRLVKD
- the tead3b gene encoding TEA domain family member 3 b isoform X8, with product MYGRNELIARYIKLRTGKTRTRKQVSSHLQVLARRKSREIQSKLKDQASKDKALQNMAALSSAQIVSPMKNHLPPLPPAPYQTGRFWSAPMPGQPGPSQDIKPFAQPPYPSLSGPVPQSIPSYEPLAPPSAPSATAVPVWQDRTIASSKLRMLEYSAFMEVQRDPDTYSKHLFVHIGQTNPSYSDPLLEAVDIRQIYDKFPEKKGGLKELYEKGPQNAFFLVKFWADLNSSGMQDGPGSFYGVTSQYSSIENMTITVSTKVCSFGKQVVEKVETEYARLEGGKCVYRIHRSPMCEYMINFIHKLKHLPEKYMMNSVLENFTILQVVTNRDTQETLLCIAFVFEVSTSEHGAQYHVYRLVKD
- the tead3b gene encoding TEA domain family member 3 b isoform X7, whose translation is MYGRNELIARYIKLRTGKTRTRKQVSSHLQVLARRKSREIQSKLKDQASKDKALQNMAALSSAQIVSPMKNHLPPLPPAPYQTGRFWSAPMPGQPGPSQELVLDLNPGRTPGLGRTSHAIKPFAQPPYPSLSGPVPQSIPSYEPLAPPSAPSATAVPVWQDRTIASSKLRMLEYSAFMEVQRDPDTYSKHLFVHIGQTNPSYSDPLLEAVDIRQIYDKFPEKKGGLKELYEKGPQNAFFLVKFWADLNSSGMQDGPGSFYGVTSQYSSIENMTITVSTKVCSFGKQVVEKVETEYARLEGGKCVYRIHRSPMCEYMINFIHKLKHLPEKYMMNSVLENFTILQVVTNRDTQETLLCIAFVFEVSTSEHGAQYHVYRLVKD